One genomic segment of Cololabis saira isolate AMF1-May2022 chromosome 22, fColSai1.1, whole genome shotgun sequence includes these proteins:
- the bhlhe22 gene encoding class E basic helix-loop-helix protein 22: MDRRMNLSGGAGDIFHKTLSAVSNKKMDPFRSSAGIELPPRDRQSPISCFDQADPDPIQPGGLAGGRGGTLGLPTGSLCVNYGESANNRTSAAESSGGEQSQDDDSDERCEMVLLTDGRTVSAGKAEGGKKTKEQKILRLNINARERRRMHDLNDALDELRGVIPYAHSPSVRKLSKIATLLLAKNYILMQAQALEEMRRLVAYLNQGQAISAASIPATTALAAPGLGAYEQPPGYPFPAGVAASSCPDKCALFNNAASSLCKQCTDKP; encoded by the coding sequence ATGGACAGGAGGATGAACTTGAGCGGCGGCGCTGGGGACATTTTTCACAAAACTCTCAGCGCTGTGTCCAACAAAAAAATGGACCCTTTCAGATCGTCGGCGGGCATCGAACTGCCACCCAGGGATCGCCAGTCCCCGATCAGTTGCTTTGACCAGGCCGATCCAGACCCAATTCAGCCGGGAGGACTGGCGGGGGGCAGAGGAGGGACGCTGGGTCTGCCGACGGGATCTTTGTGCGTCAACTACGGAGAGAGCGCCAATAACAGGACTTCTGCGGCGGAGAGCAGCGGCGGCGAGCAGAGCCAAGACGATGACAGTGACGAAAGGTGTGAGATGGTCCTTCTGACCGATGGGCGGACGGTGAGCGCGGGGAAGGCTGAAGGAGGTAAGAAAACCAAAGAGCAGAAAATACTGAGGCTAAACATCAACGCCAGAGAGAGAAGAAGGATGCATGATTTGAACGACGCGCTGGATGAGCTGAGGGGGGTCATCCCTTACGCGCACAGCCCGTCCGTCAGGAAACTCTCCAAAATCGCCACTTTGCTGCTCGCCAAAAACTACATCCTCATGCAGGCGCAGGCTCtggaggagatgaggaggcTAGTGGCGTATCTCAACCAGGGCCAAGCCATCTCTGCAGCCTCGATACCGGCCACCACTGCCCTGGCAGCCCCGGGACTGGGCGCGTACGAGCAGCCACCTGGATACCCGTTCCCCGCCGGAGTGGCCGCGTCCTCCTGCCCAGATAAATGTGCCCTGTTCAACAACGCCGCGTCCAGCCTCTGCAAACAGTGCACTGACAAGCCTTAA